One part of the Deltaproteobacteria bacterium genome encodes these proteins:
- a CDS encoding aminotransferase class I/II-fold pyridoxal phosphate-dependent enzyme, giving the protein MKRLPPYVFSIVDDLKMKARRRGDDIIDLGMGNPDLPTPPHIVEKLIEAVKNPRNHRYSASRGIYKLRCAIANLYQRNFGVEIDPESEAIVTIGAKEGLSHLALATIGPGDVVFVPTPAYPIHPYCVIIAGGDLRTIPLVKGRDFFEDLQTATRQTWPPPKMLIISFPHNPTTQVVDLNFFEKIVEFARAHDLMVVHDLAYADLVFDGYKAPSFLQAPGAKEVGVEFFTLSKSYSMPGWRVGFALGNRKMISALGRIKSYLDYGIFQPIQIAAIIALNEDQSCVEEIRAIYQERRDALIDGLKRVGWKIEKPKGTMFVWGKIPDKFQEMGSLEFSKLVLQVAKVAVSPGIGFGEYGDDHVRFALVENTHRIKQAAKGIKQLF; this is encoded by the coding sequence ATCAAACGCCTTCCTCCTTATGTCTTTTCCATAGTTGACGACCTAAAGATGAAAGCCAGAAGACGAGGGGATGATATCATCGATTTGGGAATGGGGAACCCGGATTTGCCGACTCCTCCCCACATTGTAGAAAAACTCATCGAAGCGGTGAAGAATCCCCGCAACCATCGGTACTCGGCCTCCCGGGGAATTTACAAACTTCGTTGCGCCATTGCCAACCTATACCAAAGGAATTTTGGCGTGGAGATCGATCCTGAAAGCGAAGCCATTGTGACCATCGGGGCCAAAGAAGGACTCTCCCACTTAGCCTTGGCCACGATCGGCCCTGGGGATGTTGTTTTTGTGCCTACCCCGGCTTACCCCATCCATCCGTATTGCGTAATCATTGCCGGCGGAGACCTGCGCACGATCCCGCTGGTAAAAGGCCGGGACTTTTTTGAAGATCTGCAGACGGCCACCCGCCAGACCTGGCCCCCACCCAAGATGTTGATCATTTCTTTTCCCCATAACCCGACCACTCAGGTTGTGGATCTTAATTTTTTCGAGAAGATCGTGGAATTCGCCCGGGCTCATGATCTCATGGTCGTCCATGATCTGGCTTATGCCGATCTGGTTTTCGACGGATACAAAGCCCCGAGCTTTCTTCAAGCCCCAGGGGCGAAAGAAGTTGGCGTCGAATTTTTCACCCTTTCCAAAAGTTACAGCATGCCTGGATGGCGGGTGGGTTTTGCCTTAGGCAACCGCAAGATGATTTCCGCCTTGGGACGGATTAAAAGTTACCTGGACTATGGGATATTCCAACCGATTCAGATCGCGGCCATCATCGCCCTTAACGAAGATCAGAGCTGCGTGGAAGAGATTCGAGCGATATACCAAGAACGGCGCGATGCGCTAATAGATGGCCTCAAGCGGGTGGGCTGGAAAATCGAGAAACCCAAGGGGACGATGTTCGTGTGGGGAAAGATTCCCGATAAGTTCCAAGAGATGGGTTCCCTGGAATTCTCTAAATTGGTCCTGCAAGTGGCCAAAGTGGCGGTTTCTCCGGGGATTGGTTTTGGTGAGTATGGAGATGATCACGTGCGATTTGCCCTGGTGGAAAATACCCACCGGATCAAACAAGCGGCAAAAGGTATCAAACAACTTTTTTAA
- a CDS encoding homoserine dehydrogenase, with product MDRIYIGLIGFGTVGTGLVKILQEKAKLLEERLGLSIVLKRIADLDVTTDRGIKVNPAILTTKIADVMEDPEIAIVVELIGGLEPARTFILQALEKGKHIVTANKALLAVHGAEIFKAADERGVDIGFEGSVGGGIPIIRALKEGLVANKIRVIFGILNGTSNYILSEMTYRGLQFQEVLKKAQELGYAEADPTLDIEGIDTAHKLSILLSLAYGIQVKMEDIYTEGISAISPMDIEHAKELGYHIKLLAIAKSDGGPVEARVHPTLLPADHLLSTVRGPFNAIFINGDAVGSTLFYGAGAGMMPTASAVVSDLVDLCRNIRLGVSRRVPLLSYQPAHLREGEIKNIHDITSTYYLRFTVVDRPGVLSRISGILGDLDISIASVIQKGRRVEKAVPIYVVTHEAREKNMQKALQVIDRLPVIVDKTVLLRMEDPSDFGG from the coding sequence ATGGATCGGATTTATATCGGACTCATCGGGTTTGGGACTGTCGGCACAGGGTTGGTGAAAATTCTGCAAGAGAAAGCCAAACTCCTGGAAGAACGACTGGGTCTCTCCATTGTTCTTAAACGCATTGCTGACCTGGATGTGACTACGGATCGCGGCATCAAGGTCAACCCGGCCATTCTTACGACCAAAATTGCGGATGTGATGGAAGATCCGGAAATCGCCATCGTGGTCGAACTCATCGGCGGTTTGGAGCCGGCTCGGACTTTCATCCTCCAGGCCTTAGAGAAAGGCAAGCACATTGTTACGGCCAATAAAGCTTTGCTGGCTGTGCATGGCGCGGAGATATTCAAAGCTGCCGATGAAAGAGGTGTGGACATCGGTTTTGAGGGCAGCGTGGGAGGAGGAATTCCCATCATTCGTGCCCTGAAAGAAGGGCTGGTGGCCAATAAAATCCGGGTTATTTTCGGCATCCTCAACGGAACGTCCAATTACATCCTAAGCGAAATGACCTACCGGGGCCTGCAATTTCAGGAAGTTCTGAAGAAGGCTCAGGAACTCGGCTACGCGGAAGCGGATCCCACGCTGGACATTGAGGGCATCGATACCGCTCACAAGCTTTCCATTCTTCTTTCCCTGGCTTACGGAATCCAGGTCAAGATGGAAGATATTTATACCGAGGGGATCTCGGCCATCTCCCCCATGGATATAGAACATGCTAAGGAGTTAGGGTACCACATCAAGCTCCTGGCCATTGCCAAATCAGACGGCGGACCCGTTGAGGCCCGCGTCCACCCGACCCTTTTGCCGGCCGACCACCTCCTTTCTACTGTGCGTGGGCCTTTCAACGCTATTTTTATCAACGGGGATGCCGTAGGGTCAACCCTTTTTTACGGTGCAGGAGCGGGGATGATGCCCACGGCAAGTGCTGTGGTCAGCGACCTGGTGGACCTTTGCCGCAACATCCGTCTGGGGGTCAGCCGCAGGGTTCCTCTCCTTTCCTACCAGCCGGCCCATTTGCGCGAAGGAGAAATTAAAAACATCCACGACATCACCTCCACCTACTACCTGCGTTTTACGGTGGTGGACCGACCGGGTGTACTCTCCCGCATCTCTGGCATCCTGGGAGACCTGGATATCAGCATAGCGTCGGTCATTCAGAAAGGTCGGAGGGTTGAAAAGGCCGTTCCCATCTACGTAGTAACTCATGAAGCACGCGAGAAAAACATGCAAAAAGCTTTACAAGTAATCGACCGTTTGCCAGTCATTGTAGATAAGACCGTCCTCCTGCGCATGGAAGATCCTTCTGATTTTGGGGGATGA
- a CDS encoding cofactor-independent phosphoglycerate mutase, with protein MGRKYLVLLGDGMADYPLTDLDGKTPLQAAKTPHLDRLAQKGILGLVRTVPPGFPPGSDVANLSIFGYDPAIHFTGRAPLEAAAMGVQLTPGDVAFRCNLITLSWKEKRAFMEDFSAGHISTEEAREIIADVGKHLGNQVFNFYPGVGYRHLLVWRNGEKSLALNTTPPHDISGQEINGYTPAGDGEEEILGLMKAAGEILPDHPVNQARRQAGKKPANAIWLWGQGKAPALLPLTKRFGLVGSIISAVDLMKGIGFYAGLEIINVPGATGYLDTNYTGKAEYALREIAKKDFVYVHVEAPDEASHNGNLKEKIQAIEDFDGKIVGPILRGLQNYGDFRVLVLPDHPTPIALKTHSSEPVPFVLLTSEDAPKIPQENRSFDEVAAQKTGFFIERGHELMEKFIKGF; from the coding sequence TTGGGAAGAAAATATCTGGTCCTTTTAGGGGACGGAATGGCGGATTACCCCCTAACAGACCTTGACGGGAAAACTCCTCTACAGGCTGCGAAGACTCCGCATTTGGACCGGCTGGCGCAGAAAGGAATTTTGGGACTTGTGCGCACCGTGCCCCCCGGTTTTCCTCCAGGGAGCGATGTGGCCAATTTGTCCATCTTCGGCTATGACCCAGCCATCCATTTCACCGGCCGTGCTCCTCTGGAAGCCGCAGCGATGGGAGTGCAACTCACTCCAGGAGATGTGGCTTTCCGCTGCAATCTGATCACCCTTTCCTGGAAGGAAAAACGGGCTTTCATGGAGGACTTCAGCGCCGGTCATATTTCAACAGAAGAAGCCAGAGAAATTATAGCTGACGTTGGGAAACACCTGGGTAACCAGGTATTCAATTTCTATCCAGGAGTCGGTTATCGCCATCTTTTGGTCTGGAGAAATGGCGAGAAAAGCCTGGCACTCAATACCACCCCGCCGCACGACATCAGCGGGCAAGAAATTAACGGATACACCCCTGCTGGGGATGGGGAAGAAGAAATTCTGGGATTGATGAAGGCGGCTGGAGAAATTCTTCCAGATCATCCAGTCAACCAGGCTCGTCGCCAGGCCGGGAAGAAGCCAGCCAATGCCATCTGGCTCTGGGGCCAGGGAAAAGCTCCTGCCCTCCTTCCTTTGACCAAGCGCTTCGGACTTGTAGGTTCGATCATCTCGGCTGTGGACTTGATGAAAGGGATTGGGTTTTACGCCGGGCTGGAGATTATTAATGTTCCCGGAGCCACGGGTTACCTGGACACGAACTATACGGGCAAAGCAGAATATGCTCTTCGGGAAATCGCCAAGAAAGACTTTGTATACGTTCATGTAGAAGCACCGGATGAGGCTTCCCACAACGGGAATCTCAAGGAAAAGATTCAGGCCATCGAAGATTTTGATGGCAAGATTGTCGGCCCCATCCTACGCGGGCTGCAAAACTATGGCGACTTTCGGGTCCTGGTCCTCCCCGATCATCCGACGCCGATTGCCCTGAAAACCCACTCGTCCGAGCCGGTCCCCTTTGTTCTTCTGACTTCCGAAGATGCCCCCAAAATTCCCCAGGAGAACCGCTCTTTTGACGAAGTTGCCGCCCAGAAAACCGGCTTTTTCATAGAAAGAGGACATGAGCTTATGGAAAAATTTATCAAAGGATTTTAA
- a CDS encoding thioesterase family protein — MTIFPHRIEIRVTYAETDAMGIVYYANYLRWFEMGRTEFIRDLGIPYKKLEEEGIYLPVSEVFCKYLVSAKYDDILIIETSVDFMRRASIQFTYRILRKVDGTELVTGKTLHAFVDREGKIVRIPPLLKERLKF; from the coding sequence ATGACCATTTTCCCTCACAGAATAGAGATCCGGGTTACCTACGCCGAGACCGATGCCATGGGCATCGTCTATTACGCTAACTACTTACGTTGGTTTGAAATGGGGCGAACGGAATTTATTCGCGACCTGGGCATCCCTTACAAAAAATTGGAAGAAGAGGGAATTTACCTTCCTGTTTCCGAAGTCTTCTGCAAATATCTTGTTTCGGCGAAATATGATGATATTTTGATTATTGAAACCTCCGTGGATTTTATGAGGAGGGCCAGCATCCAGTTTACCTACCGGATTTTGCGGAAGGTAGATGGAACAGAACTGGTGACGGGAAAGACTCTTCATGCCTTCGTCGACAGGGAGGGAAAGATCGTCAGGATCCCGCCACTCTTGAAAGAAAGATTGAAATTCTGA